Within the Musa acuminata AAA Group cultivar baxijiao chromosome BXJ2-9, Cavendish_Baxijiao_AAA, whole genome shotgun sequence genome, the region TGTTTTTTCTGCATTGTATTTGGAAATAGTTCCTTTCCAAAGATATAAAATGTTGTCTGACTGAATCTCTAATTCTTGTTTTTGACGTTTGTGTTCTTTGATCATGTGATTATAAATTCATGTGTTGTCAAGCCTATTTGTTAAAATTCTTCTTTACCAAACTTCCTTATACTCTGGTCACATTTTCATTGCACAAGTAATTCTAGACTCTAAattgttgtttttttcttttcatttgtatgAGGTCCTCCTGCTGATGTGCCATTGTAATTGGGATCCTAGACAAAAGATTTCGTAAGAAACCTTAAAGAAATGTAACTATAACTATATTTATTTAGGTCAGATGTTTTGGTGTTTCAGCTGAAGCTTTCATGGTCTCTGAAATTAGAAAGGAAAAGGGAGAAATTGCAGTAAAAGCAAGACAAAAGCAAAAAGATAACTCATTTTGGCTTGTAGAGCTTTTACGTAtattctgttttccttttctttatgtggTGAGTGAGACATTGACTCTTAACTCTTTTCTTCAATTTACAGCTTTCAGTTTCTATGTCCCTTAATGGAACCAGTGCTGGAAGCAATGTTGATGCCAATAATGCCATAAGATATGCAGAGGGTACTAAACCAGATCTAGTCTATGATCCACTTAAATCTAATCCAACTGAAGAATCATTCGATGGAAAAATGGGTATGGACATGCGTATACAGAAGGAGGGCATCATCCCAACCAAAAGAAGTGCTAAATTACATGATTTTTGCTTCGGCATTCCTTTTGGTGAGCCAATCTGAACTGAAGTCCAAATATTAAGCTTATTTCTGTTCATTGTAGAATGTCACTTAAGAAATCGTCAAGTAGGTTGTTTTGTTTAATGTTTCAGTTTGTTTCGGAGAGAAGAAAAACTCTTGTTTTCTCTTGACTGGGATTTATTTCTTGGTCTCTAAACTGACAAGGAATTACATGTTGATCACAGATAACATACTGATATTTTCATAAATGAGTTTTGCATAGATAAGAAGTGTTTGTCCCTGTAAGTATAGCAAATACTTTAGCTTATTGTTCTTCAttatttggtaccaacaatcatcagATATCATAGTTTGGTATGAAACaaccgatctctctctctctctgtatttgGGTCTGTTGCACGTTCTGTGGAGTCCAATGTTATTTCTGTATAGCTTATTCAGCTTTCTTTAATGAGATAGCTTCTTTAATTTTTATGACAATCCAAAGCAAGATATATTGTACTGGATAGTTTTTTGTTTCTATTTATCATGGTGATGTTGCTTTTCTGGTGAGGATTGCTGTTACTTGTAAGGTAGTCCTGCTGTTTGGTTGTTGCAGTTTGTCCTAGGGGAACCATGATACATGAAATTCTTGTGTATGAGAAAAGAATTTGTTACTTAGATCTGTTATTGTTTACACAAATCCATATTTTGCAACCCTTGTAATCATGATAACTTCCTTCTGATGGGCTTAGATTATGGCCTCTTTTCTATGGAGAAAAAAATTCATTATTTATTATTCAGTTTAACATTTTAAGTAAATTAATTAAAAGAACCTGAGTATCGGTATTGTGATGGATGTGAAGAACACAAGCTACATCCTTTCTGATGAGTATAATATTTCCTGTTATAGGTGGATTTTTATTTGCTGGAGGGCTGCTAGGCTTTATTTTCTCTAGAAATGCCACGGCCATGATACATGGTGGTGCTATTTTGGTGCTGAGTGTACTTAGCCTAAAAGTTTGGAGGACTGGAAGATCCAGCTTACCATTTATACTGGGTCAAGCAGGTATGAACCACAGTTTCTTTATTACAAAATGAATGCCTTTATGCTTAGCCTTTCAAGTAATCTTGTTGTGGTTCAGTATAAAGAAAAAATTCCTATAGTTTAATGTCACCTAGGATTTTTCTATGACTGAATGTTTCAAAATTCACATTTAGGACATTATTAGCATTACCAACATTgagttttatatttataattaatctaCCCTCGGAGGTGAGTGGCCAATTCTCACTTATAGAGGATTGGGCATCTAGCACGAAAtactatgtgtacatatatatttcCATACAATACATAtgttaatttataattttaaaacttaTATCAATtctgtcttttgttttttagccTTCTCTGCTGCGTTTCTCTGGAAGCTTATGCAGGCATACACATTGGTAAGTACCTTATTTGGTTTCGCATTCACTAGCATATAGTCCCAATTACTATGCAGTAATGACTTAATTGGCTTCTTATCGATGCAGTCAAAGAAACTCTTTCCCACAGGATTTTATATCTTCTCGAGGTATTTATCTCCACTCATAAACTATTTGGGACTTCTCAGAATCTACTGATGCCTGGCCACATTTCTACCACTGGCAGTGCTGCAATGATATGCTTTTATTCGTATGTGTTGATCTCCGGCGGAAACCCACCACCGAAGAAGTTGGCAGCAGCTCCCCAGTCATAAGCCATGAGAATTTGTACAAAAAACCTCTCTATGAGCATGGTAAGATAACCCGATTTACAAGACATTATATTAGTTAAAAAGATTCATTATATAAACTGATAGTGAAATTATGGAAAGTTTTGATGAAAGCTGGAATATGAATTGTTGAGTATCGTCCTTACAATTAATTATTTGCATGATGCAGTGTCTTCATTTAAATTAATAGCTTGGTTTGGAATAGTGGAATGATCCTTTTTTCACTGAGATGCCTACAAATCGGAGCATTCAATTTGCAGTCCTAAATTTCAATGATGATGATCCTTGCTATGTAAATCGCAATTACATTGTTCCAGATGCATAACTTGTGTTTCCAATTGCACTCAAGTTCAGGTAATGGTTCTAGACACCAGCAACTGAGATCTAAACGATCACAGGCTATGATCTAAACAATGGTGAAAAAGATGTTAAGAGAGCCTTTCCTCCATCCAACATCCATCTCTCTGGAACCAGTTCATGATGATGGGGATATGTTGAAGCCGCACACGGTCGTCCTCGGTCTGTCCCCCTCCTTGCAGCTTCTCCACCAGCTCAATCGGCATGCCCTCGAGTTCCAGCTTCTGCAAGCCACCGAGGTACTCTATACCAACTGGAATCGTCTTCAACTTGCCACACCTTACCAGTCTCAGCTCACGCAGGCTCTCGAGGGCGTTCTCTTCTATTTCCATGTGGCTGAGGTGGATCATATCACACAGCCCCAAAGACTTGAGCCTCCGGAGCCAACCGGCACGGAAGCACAGCTCGGTCCCGTCGTATGCTTGCATGAGAAAGAGGGACACCAGGTTGGGCAACTCCATGAGCGAAGACAGCGAGTCCTCCTTGAGTCTCGACATCTTTAGGACCAAATGAGTGAGAGCTCTGAGAGAGTCAGGCCACCGAGACGTCATCCCCTTCTCCAGCATCCCGTACAAGCTCAGCTTCCGCAGCTGCGGCGGAGGAGTGAGGTTGTTTAGCAGCAAGGTGTCGTCTTTGTGCCTCGCCATCACCACCAGGCGAACAAGGCGATCCATATTGGATATGGACGCCGAGAGCAACTTGCTGTGGATGGTTCTCACGCCTCTGATGTCCAAGCTCTTCATCTGCGTCAGACTCCGCAGATGCCGGACCGTCGTCTCGTCCTCCACCACCACGGCCCTCAGAGTCTGCAGCTTCTTCAGCTTGCCAATCCCGCCCGGAACGACGACTCCGCCGCCGAGAATGGTGTATCTTGAAGTCTGACGGTGGAACTTCTTCACCATCAGATGCCGCAGGCTCTCCAGCCTTGTGACTCCGCTGGGGAGCTCCTCGACGTGGGTGTAGACCGCATCCAAGGTTTCAAGCTTCCGAAGGCTTCCCAGTGTTTTGGGCAGGTGCCTGACATTGGTGCGCCGTATGCTCAGGTATCGCAAGTTGAAGAGGTGGCCTATCTCGTCCGGCAAGCTCTTCAATGGAGCGGCGCGGAGATCCAAGACTCTTATCAGCCGACACTTGGAGAGCAGCGAGGTGGAAGCCGGTGAGAACGCAAGGAAGGACCGAAGCAGCGGCATCTTCTCGCTCAGCCTCTCATCTTCACCCTGCACGAGGGAGAGCCGCCGGATCCGATCGCTTAAATCTTCCGGCTTGCCGTCGTACGCCTCGGCGAAGTGCTCCTCTCTGGATCTGGCCACGATGAGCTCCCTGACGAGGTCATGAACTCGGCAGAAGCGCACCCTTCCGGACTCGTTTGTGTGGGTGACTTGGAGCAGGCAGCGGCCGACCAGTTGGTTGAGGTAGTCCTCGGCCACCTCCTCCATCGACCTCTGACGCCGCTCCTTCACGAACCCTTCCGCCACCCAGAGCCTGATCAACCGATTTCTTCCGATGAGGTAACCCTCCGGGAAGAGGCTGCAGTGTAAGAGGCAGTTCCTGAGGTGGTACGGTAGATGCCTGATGCTTAGGCTCAGGATTCTGGAGACTCTATGGAGCCCTGTGTGTTCGGTGGTAGACCATGTCAGGCCGTCGTGCATGCTCTTCCATGTCGACTCCGCCCTGTCCCTGTGGGACAACAGGATGCCGATGGCGACGATGGCGAGGGGGAGGCCTTCGCACTTGTCCACGATTCTTCTGGCCCAGTGCTCCAGCGCCGGGGGGCACACGCTTCCTTCCCCCCTCGGAAACGCCTTCTTGCAGAAGAGAGACCACGCCATCTCCTCCGGCAGAGGGTCCACTGTCATGACCCGGCTGCCACCCGCCACCGAAGCCACTTCCTGCATCCTCGTGGTGATGACGACTCTGCTCCGGCAGCTGTTGGCGAGCAGCGCGTAGCTGATGTCCGTCCAGATGCTGACTTGCCACACATCGTCCAGCACAATCAGGTACCTCTGGCGGTCCAGATGCGCGCGGAGTGCTTCCACCAGCCTCCTGTACTCCATCGAATCGAAGTCGTCGGCGGCCTCttccatcctctcctgcagcagcGCCCTCAGGATCTTCCGCAGCAGGTCATCGATGTTGTAGTTTTGGGACACAAAGACCCACGCGCGGCAGCTGAAGTGGCTGAGGATTGCTCTGTCTCTGTAAACTCTGGTCACGAGGGTGGTCTTCCCGACGCCGCCCATGCCGAAGACGGCGACTGCGGTGCGCCGGGGCTCCTCGTCCGTCAGCAACCCGATAAGCCTATCTTTGTGGTCGTCGATCCCCACAAGTTCGTCTTCCTCGACGAAGTGTGCTGATTCCGCTAAATGGTAGCCCGGCTGGGGGTCGTCGGGCAGCTCCGCCAACCTCTGTGGGATTCTGATGACAGGCAACTCTCCGATTCCTGATAGCTGAGCAAGGCTAACTTCCTTGGCCTCCAGTCTCCTGGCGATTTCGCGCAAAGCAGTGGCCTTGGCGTCGTTGGAGAGGCCACGGACGAAGGCTCCCAAGCTGCCCCAGCTGCTACCGGCGACGACGTAGGTGTACTCGTCGACGATGTCCTCGATGTCGTAGGCCACATCTTGAACCTGCTTGGCCCAGGAGATAAAGACCAGCTCTTGTTCGCCTCTGTACGTGTTCATGGACTTGAGGAACTCCTGCATCACCTCGAGCTCGCTCTTGATCCGGATCATCCCTTCGTGAACGTTCTGCTGAGGCCTGGCGAGGCTGCCGGGAGGTCGGACTGCTGCAGTGGCCACAGCATCGGTCATCTTCTCGATCAAGCTGAAGACTACAACCTCTGCCATCTTATCTCAAGATCTTCCTCTATCGGAGAAACTGCTACTGTACAAGGCCAGATCAAAGGCCAGAGTTCATCTACCCACCATTTGGCCTCTATAGAGTTGATATTGTTTTCGGAGCATTTAGCTCCAAGATTTCTCCATCTCTCTGACAACGAAAGAAAATTCCTGTTAGACCAAACTCAGCACGAACGGTAagggacgaagaagaagaagtcaaATTTTCTATGCTTTCCTTGATCCTTCACACAGATTCCTTCTTGTACCAGCTCATGTCTCATTCGGTGGTGTGGTGTCGGCAGTCGAAACAAGGGACAGGCATTGCTTTCATCTGTCCTCGGAAGAAAGCATATGATAGGTGACAAAGAGGACTATCATTGGCTACCCGCAAAGATCTCTCTATCCACACTTGTTTCTTAGTAAGAAAGCGTGGCATAGGTGACACAGAGTACTACCATTGGCTACCGGTAAAGATCTCTCTATCCACACCTATTGTTTCTAGTAAGAGTCAACACAAGACTCCGAGGCTTTTGATGCGGATGGATTGTAAGGCTTCGAAGAATCAAGGCCGCATGAAGCGGCCGTTTTGGGTCACCTTCTGCGACCTGGACTTGTTCTTAGGTCAGGGCAGTTTCATTGCAGAAAACAGAGACCGGCATGCTCTACTTGCTCAGACCGTTTGGAAGAAGACGAGAGGAAAAGCTGAAATAGAAGATGAACTCCAAAAGTTGGCTGCTGTACTATTATTTCTCATGAACTAATAATACCATTTATGATGTCCTAACTTTATTAGATAAACGACTCATTAATTTTATTGGGTTTAATctactaagtttttttttttccttatctcCTCTCTtactaagattatatatatatatatatatatatatatatatatatatatatatatatataatcaaactcTACACTTTTGGAGTTTGTCTCCCTAACATTGGAAGTCTTTTAGCaattaaaatctaaaaatatgtGTAAAATTTCTCTTGCATAAACTTCTAACAAAAACGTAATATAATTTAGTCTGTGTCATGGAAATTCATAGGAATCTTGAAAACAGGAAAAGAAAGAATCCACTGCATCACACAAAAGCAACAAAACAATTGAGAGGGACAACCACATACCAGAAAAGCCTCGAAGAAGGCCCCATCTTGTTCTGCTCGAACGCCTACTGCGAACTCCGAAGCAGACAAAAGAGGCAGAAAGTGTCTGCTGGAGAAAGATGAGAGCTCGTTGTTCTGCTCGAACACGAACTGCGAACTCCGAAGCGGACAAGAAGAGGCAGAAAGTGCCTTGTTGGAGAAAGAAGAGCTGTGTCTGTGCCTTGTTGGAGCCGTAGGCTTTGTATTTAAAGCGTGGGACGTGGtctcagagaagaagaagagtctCAGATTGCACGCAAGCAAGGAAGACTTGAAAGGTCCTCGGATCCGAGTGTATGGCAAATGGGCCTCCGCTCGGTCAAAATTATATGTTGACCACCAACTAAACATTGTAGCATCCATCTTATCCCTCTCTTAAACCAATTTTATTTCAACAAAATCCATGTtgtcttaaatttttttaagctTAGGCCACTGAAGTTTTGGATTCACGAGGATACACAAAAACGATAACCATGAGTCATAATACCTCAATTATTTGATATCAAATGCTTAAATTATTGGTCCAAATCCAATAAATGAAAACCTAAATCAATCTGGATATACAACATTGATCGTAGTAAATCAAATCTTCCTAAGTAGGTCATATGTGAAgaataacatatcaaatatgacGTCGTCAAGTGGTGATACATGATTGACAGATCGATCGTAAAAAAACATGAGAATCATACGTGATGAATcggtgataataaatcttgagacGTGTATTCACCACGAGGTGACATGTGACCGAACGAATGACCATCAGAAACTATGCCTAATACGGTCAACCTTTACGAGTATCAGATTCGATGATCGTCACGCTAAGTCTGCACGTTTCCCTCATAAAGTTGATGACTCTAGATATAACCATCCTCAAAGTCATCTAGTTCGATCAAATCGAGCTCAAAACTAATTAGATCATCGAATAGGCATTTGTCGAGAACACCCCTAACCTAATTTTGTAAGTTCGATACTCTACGAACAATGATGTGAACCGAGACTAATAAAAAACGAACCTTAGTTAGATTCGGATTGTCATTCTTACTTGGACGATCAAACTCTATACTAACAGTACGATTAGAACCTACAACTCAATATCATTTCACACAAAAGCTTAAATTATAGTAACTAAAACCATGTCCTACTTGATTAGCTAGAAATTTTTATATATAAGAAAACCATCTGTCAACTACATAAGTGGGCTTAAGCTTCTTTGcagataatatataaaaaaaaataatgatagatTACCTTGTCTAGTGATTAATTGATCTCTATATCAATTGCAGCCTAATATTCTCCAGCCTAGCTTCTTTGCAGATAATTCTACATCCCAACAGTGCTCATCCACAACAGTCAACCTCCATTTATGATTCAACTCATGCAGATGACACCCACCATCAGCAATTTTTCTGCAGGATATTGAGGGACGCAGCAAAGTCTTTTGATTGGAAAATGACTCCAAGAAGCTTCTGAGAAAAATCCAAAAACCAAAAAATCCTTTTGGTCCAAATAAGCTGCCCACCTTGGACTGCAATGCCAGTCTTCACCCACATTTTT harbors:
- the LOC103997756 gene encoding protein FATTY ACID EXPORT 1, chloroplastic isoform X2 is translated as MAASQLYGSGLVAKRSMRSLEGLRPSLPRSRVSSSDSVDVKSMFFRVPAFRVSNISGRKLSVSMSLNGTSAGSNVDANNAIRYAEGTKPDLVYDPLKSNPTEESFDGKMGMDMRIQKEGIIPTKRSAKLHDFCFGIPFGGFLFAGGLLGFIFSRNATAMIHGGAILVLSVLSLKVWRTGRSSLPFILGQAAFSAAFLWKLMQAYTLSKKLFPTGFYIFSSAAMICFYSYVLISGGNPPPKKLAAAPQS
- the LOC135622981 gene encoding disease resistance protein RPM1-like; translation: MAEVVVFSLIEKMTDAVATAAVRPPGSLARPQQNVHEGMIRIKSELEVMQEFLKSMNTYRGEQELVFISWAKQVQDVAYDIEDIVDEYTYVVAGSSWGSLGAFVRGLSNDAKATALREIARRLEAKEVSLAQLSGIGELPVIRIPQRLAELPDDPQPGYHLAESAHFVEEDELVGIDDHKDRLIGLLTDEEPRRTAVAVFGMGGVGKTTLVTRVYRDRAILSHFSCRAWVFVSQNYNIDDLLRKILRALLQERMEEAADDFDSMEYRRLVEALRAHLDRQRYLIVLDDVWQVSIWTDISYALLANSCRSRVVITTRMQEVASVAGGSRVMTVDPLPEEMAWSLFCKKAFPRGEGSVCPPALEHWARRIVDKCEGLPLAIVAIGILLSHRDRAESTWKSMHDGLTWSTTEHTGLHRVSRILSLSIRHLPYHLRNCLLHCSLFPEGYLIGRNRLIRLWVAEGFVKERRQRSMEEVAEDYLNQLVGRCLLQVTHTNESGRVRFCRVHDLVRELIVARSREEHFAEAYDGKPEDLSDRIRRLSLVQGEDERLSEKMPLLRSFLAFSPASTSLLSKCRLIRVLDLRAAPLKSLPDEIGHLFNLRYLSIRRTNVRHLPKTLGSLRKLETLDAVYTHVEELPSGVTRLESLRHLMVKKFHRQTSRYTILGGGVVVPGGIGKLKKLQTLRAVVVEDETTVRHLRSLTQMKSLDIRGVRTIHSKLLSASISNMDRLVRLVVMARHKDDTLLLNNLTPPPQLRKLSLYGMLEKGMTSRWPDSLRALTHLVLKMSRLKEDSLSSLMELPNLVSLFLMQAYDGTELCFRAGWLRRLKSLGLCDMIHLSHMEIEENALESLRELRLVRCGKLKTIPVGIEYLGGLQKLELEGMPIELVEKLQGGGQTEDDRVRLQHIPIIMNWFQRDGCWMEERLS
- the LOC103997756 gene encoding protein FATTY ACID EXPORT 1, chloroplastic isoform X1, with translation MACRSMAASQLYGSGLVAKRSMRSLEGLRPSLPRSRVSSSDSVDVKSMFFRVPAFRVSNISGRKLSVSMSLNGTSAGSNVDANNAIRYAEGTKPDLVYDPLKSNPTEESFDGKMGMDMRIQKEGIIPTKRSAKLHDFCFGIPFGGFLFAGGLLGFIFSRNATAMIHGGAILVLSVLSLKVWRTGRSSLPFILGQAAFSAAFLWKLMQAYTLSKKLFPTGFYIFSSAAMICFYSYVLISGGNPPPKKLAAAPQS